The following coding sequences lie in one Corynebacterium humireducens NBRC 106098 = DSM 45392 genomic window:
- a CDS encoding RecQ family ATP-dependent DNA helicase, protein MQATRDRANELLTGIAGPGAQLRDDQWTAIDALVNARRRMLVVQRTGWGKSAVYFIAAKLLRDSGAGASLIISPLLALMRNQVAAAQRAGIRAATLNSANMTEWEEIQGRVAAGEVDVLLVSPERLNNPGFRDEVLPALAATVGMVVVDEAHCISDWGHDFRPDYRRIRDLLAGLRPGVPVLATTATANDRVVADVQAQLGEDTGLLRGGLDRESLHLSVVRLPDTTERPAWLATHLAELEGSGIIYCLTVAAAEDLAEALEAAGWNVAAYTGRTEATERERLEQALIDNELKALVATSALGMGFDKPDLGFVVHVGAPGSPVSYYQQIGRAGRGTDRADVILLPGAEDRDIWEYFASVSFPDEATVRHLLGVLGEEAQSTMRLEAQVDLSRSRLDQVLKVLDVDGAVRRVRGGWVSTGQPWEYDAARYAGLAQARRAEQEAMVAYETTDSCRMLFLRGQLDDVEATQPCGRCDNCTGRRREATVDPAVAERVDARLTAPGVRVTQRRQWPTGISVRGRIHGVEPGRALGRLNDIARGPALTQLLDDPSWRPTSPWQQDTWLPRIVAVLSDWGWPQRPTTVVALGSHDPERTAFVAALAEAIAAVGRMSFAGVLPVRPGAGEVTAQNSAYRVTALLDHWDFTGVGATDGPVLLVTDLIDTGWSVTVAGSALAERTGQVVLPFALASRG, encoded by the coding sequence CGGCGCCGCATGCTCGTCGTGCAGCGCACCGGCTGGGGCAAGTCGGCGGTGTACTTCATCGCCGCCAAACTGCTGCGCGACTCCGGGGCCGGGGCCTCCCTCATCATCTCCCCGCTGCTGGCGCTCATGCGCAACCAGGTGGCCGCCGCGCAGCGCGCCGGCATCCGCGCCGCCACGCTCAACAGCGCGAACATGACCGAGTGGGAGGAGATCCAGGGCCGCGTCGCCGCCGGGGAGGTCGACGTGCTGCTGGTGTCCCCGGAGCGGCTGAACAACCCGGGTTTCCGGGACGAGGTGCTGCCCGCCCTGGCGGCGACCGTCGGCATGGTCGTCGTCGACGAGGCGCACTGCATCTCCGACTGGGGGCACGACTTCCGCCCCGACTACCGTCGCATCCGGGACCTGCTCGCGGGGCTGCGGCCCGGGGTGCCCGTCCTGGCCACCACTGCGACGGCCAACGACCGCGTTGTCGCGGATGTGCAGGCCCAGCTGGGGGAGGACACCGGCCTGCTGCGCGGCGGGCTCGACCGGGAGTCGCTGCACCTGTCCGTCGTCCGCCTGCCGGACACGACGGAGCGCCCCGCCTGGCTGGCCACGCACCTCGCGGAGCTCGAGGGCTCCGGCATCATCTACTGCCTCACCGTCGCCGCCGCGGAGGATCTCGCGGAGGCGCTGGAGGCCGCCGGGTGGAACGTCGCCGCCTACACCGGCCGCACCGAGGCCACGGAACGCGAGAGGCTCGAGCAGGCGCTGATCGACAACGAACTCAAGGCGCTGGTGGCCACGTCGGCGCTGGGCATGGGCTTCGACAAACCCGACCTCGGTTTCGTCGTCCACGTCGGCGCGCCAGGCTCGCCCGTGAGCTACTACCAGCAGATCGGCCGCGCGGGCCGTGGCACCGACCGCGCCGACGTCATCCTCCTGCCGGGTGCCGAGGACCGTGACATCTGGGAGTACTTCGCCTCCGTCTCCTTCCCCGACGAGGCCACCGTGCGCCACCTGCTCGGCGTGCTGGGGGAGGAGGCCCAGTCGACCATGCGGCTGGAGGCCCAGGTGGATCTCTCCCGCTCCCGCCTGGACCAGGTGCTCAAGGTCCTCGACGTCGACGGCGCGGTCCGGCGCGTCCGCGGCGGGTGGGTGTCCACCGGTCAGCCCTGGGAGTACGACGCCGCCCGCTACGCCGGCCTCGCGCAGGCCCGGCGGGCGGAGCAGGAGGCGATGGTCGCCTACGAGACCACCGACTCCTGCCGCATGCTCTTCCTGCGCGGCCAGCTCGACGACGTGGAGGCCACGCAGCCCTGCGGGCGGTGCGACAACTGCACCGGCCGGCGCCGGGAGGCGACGGTGGACCCGGCCGTCGCCGAACGTGTCGACGCCCGCCTCACCGCCCCCGGCGTCCGTGTCACCCAGCGCCGCCAGTGGCCCACGGGGATCTCCGTCCGCGGCCGCATCCACGGCGTGGAACCCGGCCGCGCGCTGGGCCGCCTCAACGACATCGCCCGTGGCCCGGCGTTGACGCAGCTTCTCGACGACCCCTCCTGGCGCCCCACCTCCCCGTGGCAGCAGGACACCTGGTTGCCGCGCATCGTCGCGGTGCTCTCCGACTGGGGCTGGCCACAGCGGCCCACCACCGTGGTGGCGCTGGGCTCGCACGATCCGGAGCGCACCGCGTTCGTCGCGGCGCTGGCCGAGGCGATCGCCGCGGTGGGCCGGATGAGCTTCGCCGGGGTGCTGCCCGTGCGCCCCGGGGCGGGGGAGGTCACCGCCCAGAACTCCGCCTACCGCGTCACCGCGCTGCTCGACCACTGGGACTTCACCGGCGTGGGGGCCACCGACGGTCCGGTGCTGCTGGTCACCGACCTCATCGACACCGGCTGGTCCGTCACCGTGGCCGGCTCGGCCCTGGCGGAGCGTACCGGTCAGGTGGTGCTGCCGTTCGCGCTGGCCAGCAGGGGGTGA
- a CDS encoding MerR family transcriptional regulator produces MRTGELAASCGVSTQTVRNLEARGLIPAADREPNGYRRYGQVHVSALHAYLHLSRAFDHAAAGRVLTLLWGGDTDSALDAVTSLISGLHTDLEEVNDLDAILRKAPRQRVRLPSAQYSIGELARHLQVRTSTLRVWEREGLLTPARDPATHYRVFTRRDVNRARLIKTLRRSGMSVPQIRDGLDEMAAGHRTGLLAERRAQLRRRQRTAVRALASLDQLLDHPLLASANGSTT; encoded by the coding sequence ATGAGAACCGGGGAGCTGGCCGCCTCATGCGGTGTGTCCACGCAGACCGTCCGGAACCTGGAGGCACGGGGACTCATCCCGGCCGCTGACAGGGAGCCCAACGGTTACCGCCGCTACGGGCAGGTCCACGTGTCAGCGCTCCACGCCTACCTCCACCTCTCCCGTGCTTTCGACCACGCGGCAGCCGGCCGGGTCCTCACCCTCCTGTGGGGCGGCGACACCGACTCCGCCCTGGATGCAGTCACCTCGCTCATCAGTGGACTCCACACCGATCTCGAGGAGGTGAACGACCTCGACGCGATTCTCCGGAAGGCTCCCCGGCAACGGGTCCGCCTGCCGTCCGCCCAGTACAGCATCGGGGAACTCGCACGTCATCTGCAGGTCCGCACCAGCACCCTCCGCGTGTGGGAACGGGAGGGGCTGCTCACTCCTGCGAGAGACCCGGCCACCCACTACCGCGTCTTCACCCGTCGCGACGTCAACCGCGCCCGGTTGATCAAGACGCTCCGCAGGTCCGGGATGTCTGTTCCGCAGATCCGCGACGGACTCGACGAGATGGCGGCAGGCCACCGTACCGGACTACTTGCCGAGCGTCGGGCGCAACTGCGTCGGCGCCAGCGGACGGCGGTCCGGGCGCTGGCCTCCCTGGACCAGCTCCTGGATCACCCCCTGCTGGCCAGCGCGAACGGCAGCACCACCTGA
- a CDS encoding cyclase family protein, translating to MPRFVDLTRPLHPDMPRFPTDPPLQVSELESAAADSFQVCAYSLVGPAGTHVDAPSHVLPGGRTLADIPLPEMVLPLVVFSLADAPASPSLTAAHVLAWEDVHGPVPAGCFAALHTGWVPGAPQPGWSLEAVQLLHARGVRAIGHDTLNTDPAELTDRGEYPAQRWWLEHDRWQVELLAGLDAVPATGAQVWVSWPVPAGGSSFPCRAMAVVPHPR from the coding sequence ATGCCCCGCTTCGTCGACCTCACCCGCCCGCTGCACCCCGACATGCCCCGCTTCCCCACCGACCCACCGCTGCAGGTCAGCGAGCTGGAGTCCGCAGCTGCGGACTCCTTCCAGGTCTGCGCCTACTCACTGGTCGGTCCGGCGGGCACGCACGTCGACGCCCCCTCCCACGTGTTGCCCGGCGGCCGCACCCTCGCCGACATCCCCCTCCCCGAGATGGTGCTGCCGCTCGTCGTGTTTTCGCTTGCCGACGCCCCCGCGTCCCCCTCCCTCACCGCCGCCCACGTCCTCGCCTGGGAGGACGTCCACGGCCCCGTGCCCGCCGGGTGCTTCGCCGCCCTGCACACCGGGTGGGTTCCGGGTGCCCCTCAGCCCGGGTGGTCGCTGGAGGCGGTGCAGCTGCTCCACGCCCGCGGGGTGCGGGCCATCGGCCACGACACCCTCAACACCGACCCGGCCGAGCTGACCGACCGCGGGGAATACCCGGCGCAGCGCTGGTGGCTGGAACACGACCGCTGGCAGGTGGAGCTGCTCGCCGGCCTGGACGCGGTCCCCGCCACGGGCGCGCAGGTGTGGGTGTCCTGGCCGGTGCCCGCGGGTGGGTCATCGTTCCCGTGCCGGGCGATGGCGGTGGTCCCTCACCCCCGGTGA
- a CDS encoding TatD family hydrolase: protein MSKKKPRPTPVPADPIPGIVDAHTHLASAGARTPEEVDAIVARAVAAGVEKLCTVGDGLAEAELALAAAQHNERVFAACAIHPTRARELDDAARARLTEMVADPRCVAVGETGLDTYWIRHEPERTAPLEVQEEALRWHIDLAVSSGKALMLHNREADEELMAVLADAPRPVETILHCFSSPLAVAEEALERGYVLSFAGNVTFKRNEELREVARITPRGQLLIETDAPYMTPEPFRGGRNEPAIIGHTALCVAEARGQDVADLALELSETFQRVYQRG from the coding sequence ATGTCGAAGAAGAAGCCCCGTCCCACGCCCGTGCCCGCTGATCCGATCCCCGGCATCGTCGACGCCCACACGCATCTGGCGTCGGCGGGGGCGCGGACCCCGGAGGAAGTCGACGCGATTGTCGCGAGGGCGGTGGCGGCGGGCGTCGAGAAGCTGTGCACCGTCGGTGACGGGCTGGCGGAGGCGGAGCTGGCGCTGGCTGCCGCGCAGCACAACGAGCGCGTGTTCGCGGCGTGCGCGATCCACCCCACGCGGGCGCGCGAGCTGGATGACGCCGCCCGCGCGCGGCTGACCGAGATGGTCGCCGATCCGCGGTGCGTCGCCGTCGGGGAGACCGGCCTGGACACGTACTGGATCCGGCATGAGCCGGAGCGCACTGCGCCGTTGGAGGTGCAGGAGGAGGCGCTGCGCTGGCACATCGACCTGGCGGTCAGCTCCGGGAAGGCGCTCATGCTGCACAACCGGGAGGCTGATGAGGAACTCATGGCGGTGCTGGCTGACGCGCCGCGGCCGGTGGAGACGATCCTGCACTGCTTCTCCTCGCCGCTGGCGGTGGCGGAGGAGGCCCTGGAGCGGGGCTATGTGCTCAGCTTCGCCGGGAACGTGACGTTCAAGCGGAATGAGGAGCTGCGGGAGGTCGCCCGGATCACGCCGCGGGGGCAGCTGCTCATCGAGACGGATGCGCCGTACATGACGCCGGAGCCTTTCCGTGGGGGTCGTAACGAGCCGGCCATCATCGGGCACACGGCGCTGTGCGTGGCGGAGGCGAGGGGGCAGGACGTGGCAGATCTAGCGCTCGAGCTCTCGGAAACGTTTCAGCGGGTGTACCAGCGGGGGTAG
- a CDS encoding resuscitation-promoting factor, with protein MGLNKTSRITRINNSGTSTPKRLATGGVLGALLVGGVTVAGAQKDVTLDINGETTELTTLSRDVAGALDAAGVVVDDADLVYPAPSEALTKGATITVRTAKPVAVVIDGEETELTSTALTVNDLIGELSDLRPSAKVAESGDTRVTDGMRLAITTPKIVAVNDGGKVVYTEVAASNVKELLDARGIELGEHDRVTPGLDTALRNNTQVTVERVSVTEETVTESYEAPAEYVDDPQSPEGTETVLQPGTPGTREVTTRITTVNGVESSRETVAEHEITPATAARISRGTKAAPSAPSVAGGSVWDTLAQCESGGNWAINTGNGYQGGLQFSPSTWAAYGGTQFAPTANLATREQQIAIAEKTLAGQGWGAWPACTARMGLR; from the coding sequence ATGGGCCTGAACAAGACTTCACGAATCACGCGGATCAACAACTCCGGCACCTCCACCCCCAAGCGACTCGCCACCGGCGGAGTCCTGGGTGCCCTCCTCGTCGGCGGCGTCACCGTCGCAGGTGCCCAGAAGGACGTCACCCTCGACATCAACGGTGAGACCACCGAGCTGACCACCCTGTCCCGCGACGTCGCGGGCGCGCTGGACGCCGCCGGCGTCGTCGTCGACGACGCGGACCTGGTCTACCCGGCCCCGAGCGAGGCCCTCACCAAGGGCGCGACGATCACCGTCCGCACCGCGAAGCCGGTCGCCGTCGTCATCGACGGTGAGGAGACCGAGCTCACCTCCACCGCCCTGACCGTCAACGACCTCATCGGCGAGCTCTCCGACCTCCGCCCGTCCGCGAAGGTCGCCGAGTCCGGCGACACCCGCGTCACCGACGGCATGCGCCTGGCCATCACCACCCCGAAGATCGTCGCCGTCAACGACGGCGGCAAGGTCGTCTACACCGAGGTCGCCGCCTCCAACGTCAAGGAGCTTCTCGACGCCCGCGGCATCGAGCTCGGCGAGCACGACCGCGTCACCCCGGGTCTGGACACCGCCCTGCGCAACAACACCCAGGTCACCGTCGAGCGCGTCAGCGTCACCGAGGAGACCGTCACCGAGTCCTACGAGGCCCCCGCCGAGTACGTCGACGACCCGCAGTCCCCCGAGGGCACCGAGACAGTCCTCCAGCCCGGCACCCCGGGCACCCGCGAGGTCACCACCCGCATCACCACCGTCAACGGCGTCGAGTCCTCCCGCGAGACGGTCGCCGAGCACGAGATCACCCCGGCGACCGCCGCCCGCATCTCCCGCGGCACGAAGGCCGCCCCGAGCGCACCGTCCGTGGCCGGCGGCTCGGTGTGGGACACCCTCGCGCAGTGCGAGTCCGGCGGCAACTGGGCCATCAACACCGGCAACGGCTACCAGGGTGGCCTGCAGTTCTCCCCGTCCACCTGGGCCGCCTACGGTGGCACCCAGTTCGCGCCGACCGCCAACCTGGCCACCCGCGAGCAGCAGATCGCCATCGCCGAGAAGACCCTCGCCGGCCAGGGCTGGGGCGCCTGGCCCGCCTGCACCGCCCGCATGGGACTGCGTTAG
- a CDS encoding type 1 glutamine amidotransferase domain-containing protein, with amino-acid sequence MSDSTALQNVRVAVIATHGFEDSELTKPVEAVRAAGAEVTVLAPEAGTIEGKNGTEVTVDGLTADADPADFDALILPGGTGNSDKIRMDKPAVAFVRAHVEAGKPLGVICHGAWILTDADVLAGRTLTSYPSIQTDLRNAGATWVDEEVRVDRGIVSSRTPDDLPAFNEKIVEEFAAGGR; translated from the coding sequence ATGTCTGACTCCACCGCACTGCAGAACGTCCGGGTCGCCGTCATCGCGACCCACGGATTCGAGGACTCCGAGCTGACCAAGCCTGTCGAGGCGGTCCGTGCCGCCGGGGCCGAGGTCACCGTCCTCGCGCCCGAGGCGGGGACCATCGAGGGCAAGAACGGCACCGAGGTCACCGTCGACGGACTCACCGCCGACGCCGACCCGGCCGACTTCGACGCCCTCATCCTGCCCGGCGGCACGGGCAACTCCGACAAGATCCGCATGGACAAGCCGGCGGTCGCCTTCGTCCGCGCCCACGTGGAGGCGGGCAAGCCGCTGGGCGTGATCTGCCACGGCGCGTGGATCCTCACCGACGCCGACGTCCTCGCCGGCCGCACCCTCACCTCCTACCCGTCGATCCAGACCGACCTGCGTAACGCGGGTGCGACCTGGGTGGACGAGGAGGTCCGCGTCGACAGGGGCATCGTCTCCTCCCGCACCCCGGACGACCTCCCGGCCTTCAACGAGAAGATCGTCGAGGAGTTCGCGGCGGGCGGTCGCTGA
- a CDS encoding aldehyde dehydrogenase family protein has product MTVTPFEPGIFAGQSVNTQFIGGEWRDGRSERVAEITNPYDDSAVTSIRLADATDLDEAYRAAAEAQREWAAVGPAGRRKVMLAAAEILRSRRMEIVEWLVREGGSTTTKAHIEVTLAVTMAQEAASFPTRLSGQLFDTNTPNREVRVERGPVGVVGVISPWNFPLHLTQRSVAPALAVGNAVVIKPASDTPVTGGLLLARVYEEAGLPAGVLSVVVGAGSEIGDEFVAHPVPGLISFTGSTPVGQNVGRVAVGGTHLKPVALELGGNAPLVVLDDADLPAAVHAAVVGSFLHSGQICMAVNRIIVTEGVREAFVGKLVAAAGRIRTGDPALKDTLVGPIINDSQVEALHAKIARAREEGATVALAGETEGRVIPPHIFTDVTPDMEIAREEIFGPLIGILTARDEEHALELANDSTYGLSASVFTQDLDRGLRFARRMESGMAFVNEGPIQDEAHVAFGGTRNSGLGRFNGPWAMEAFTRTQTLGVVRIGD; this is encoded by the coding sequence ATGACCGTCACCCCGTTCGAGCCCGGCATCTTCGCAGGCCAGTCCGTCAACACCCAGTTCATCGGCGGCGAGTGGCGTGACGGGCGCTCGGAACGGGTCGCGGAGATCACCAACCCCTACGACGACTCCGCCGTCACCAGCATCCGCCTCGCCGACGCCACCGACCTTGACGAGGCCTACCGCGCCGCCGCGGAGGCCCAGCGGGAGTGGGCGGCGGTGGGGCCGGCGGGGCGTCGCAAAGTGATGCTCGCCGCCGCCGAGATCCTGCGCTCCCGCCGCATGGAGATCGTCGAGTGGCTGGTCCGCGAGGGCGGCTCCACCACCACCAAGGCCCACATCGAGGTCACCCTCGCCGTCACCATGGCGCAGGAGGCGGCGTCCTTCCCGACGCGCCTGTCCGGCCAGCTCTTCGACACCAACACGCCGAACCGTGAGGTCCGCGTCGAACGCGGCCCCGTCGGCGTCGTCGGCGTCATCAGCCCGTGGAACTTCCCGCTGCACCTCACCCAGCGTTCCGTCGCCCCGGCCCTCGCCGTGGGCAACGCCGTGGTGATCAAGCCGGCGAGCGACACCCCCGTCACCGGCGGCCTGCTGCTCGCCCGCGTCTACGAGGAGGCCGGCCTGCCCGCGGGAGTGCTCTCCGTCGTGGTCGGTGCCGGATCCGAGATCGGCGACGAGTTCGTCGCACACCCCGTCCCCGGCCTCATCAGCTTCACCGGCTCCACCCCGGTCGGCCAGAACGTCGGCCGCGTCGCCGTCGGCGGCACCCACCTCAAGCCCGTCGCCCTGGAGCTCGGCGGCAACGCCCCGCTCGTCGTGCTTGACGACGCCGACCTCCCCGCCGCCGTCCACGCCGCCGTCGTCGGCTCCTTCCTCCACTCCGGCCAGATCTGCATGGCGGTCAACCGGATCATCGTGACGGAGGGGGTGCGGGAGGCGTTCGTCGGGAAGCTGGTGGCCGCGGCCGGCAGGATCCGCACCGGCGACCCCGCGCTCAAGGACACCCTCGTCGGCCCCATCATCAACGACTCCCAGGTGGAGGCCCTGCACGCCAAGATCGCCCGCGCCCGGGAGGAGGGGGCGACGGTCGCGCTGGCGGGGGAGACCGAGGGCCGCGTCATCCCGCCGCACATCTTCACCGACGTCACCCCCGACATGGAGATCGCCCGCGAGGAGATCTTCGGCCCCCTCATCGGCATCCTCACCGCCCGCGACGAGGAGCACGCCCTGGAACTGGCCAACGACAGCACCTACGGACTGTCCGCCAGCGTGTTCACCCAGGACCTCGACCGCGGCCTGCGATTCGCCCGCCGTATGGAGTCCGGGATGGCCTTCGTCAACGAGGGCCCGATCCAGGACGAGGCGCACGTCGCGTTCGGCGGCACCCGCAACTCGGGGCTGGGCCGTTTCAACGGTCCCTGGGCGATGGAGGCGTTCACGCGGACGCAGACCCTCGGCGTCGTCCGAATCGGTGACTAA
- the rsmA gene encoding 16S rRNA (adenine(1518)-N(6)/adenine(1519)-N(6))-dimethyltransferase RsmA: MTSSEQPADLLGPVEIRALAEKLDVTPTKKLGQNFLHDPNTVRMIIAAADLSPEDHVVEVGPGLGSLTLGLLDTVDRVTAVEIDPRLAAELPSTVGWRAPAQAGKLTIVQKDALRVEPADLGEPTALVANLPYNVSVPVLLHLLATFPSIRRVLVMVQAEVADRLAAEPGSKIYGVPSVKAAFYGAVRRAGSVGRHVFWPAPNIESGLVRIDLFAPGTEPWPITDESRARVWPLIDAAFAQRRKTLRAALSGHYGSGAAAEEALRAAGIDPQLRGEKLDVTDFVRLAGLTS; this comes from the coding sequence ATGACCTCCAGTGAACAACCCGCCGACCTGCTCGGCCCCGTGGAGATCCGCGCCCTGGCGGAGAAACTCGACGTCACCCCGACGAAGAAGCTCGGCCAGAACTTCCTGCACGACCCGAACACCGTCCGCATGATCATCGCGGCCGCGGACCTCTCACCGGAGGACCACGTCGTCGAGGTCGGGCCCGGCCTCGGTTCGCTCACCCTGGGACTGCTGGACACCGTCGACCGCGTCACCGCCGTGGAGATCGACCCACGCCTCGCCGCGGAGCTGCCCAGCACCGTCGGGTGGCGCGCACCCGCGCAGGCCGGGAAGCTGACCATCGTGCAGAAGGACGCCCTCCGCGTCGAACCCGCCGACCTGGGCGAGCCGACGGCACTGGTCGCGAACCTGCCCTACAACGTCTCCGTGCCGGTGCTGCTGCACCTGCTGGCGACCTTCCCGTCGATCCGCCGCGTCCTCGTCATGGTGCAGGCGGAGGTGGCGGACCGGCTCGCCGCGGAGCCGGGCTCCAAGATCTACGGTGTACCCAGCGTCAAGGCAGCGTTCTACGGGGCGGTGCGGCGCGCGGGGTCCGTGGGCAGGCACGTCTTCTGGCCGGCGCCGAACATCGAGTCCGGTCTGGTCCGCATCGACCTCTTCGCCCCCGGCACCGAGCCGTGGCCGATCACCGACGAGTCCCGCGCCCGGGTATGGCCGCTCATCGACGCCGCCTTCGCCCAGCGCCGCAAGACCCTGCGCGCCGCGCTCTCCGGCCACTACGGTTCCGGCGCCGCCGCCGAGGAGGCTCTCCGCGCCGCCGGGATCGATCCGCAGCTGCGTGGCGAGAAGCTCGACGTCACCGACTTCGTCCGTCTCGCGGGGCTCACCTCATGA
- a CDS encoding 4-(cytidine 5'-diphospho)-2-C-methyl-D-erythritol kinase — protein MRTISARAHAKVNLHLGVGDLREDGYHDLTTVFQSLSLSDTVTLEIGPDRDLVVEGSIVSGLSATGLDAASVPTDDSNLAWRAVDKLVEYYRTHHGLAESRSVHIQIHKGIPTAGGMAGGSADAAAALVAAHAFLSETHPAVPMSVLVDIAAELGSDVPFTLRGGTMLGRGRGELLTPLLSRGTYHWVLVFFREGLSTPRVFAELDTLREQGTSLGWSMETDDLAKALLSGEARQVAAHLHNDLEAPVRQLRRDVDRMREAGLEAGALRAVVSGSGPTVAFLCESELHARDVLDDLLADGAYSGTVAHGPAKGAHLLT, from the coding sequence ATGCGGACCATCAGTGCCCGGGCGCACGCCAAGGTCAACCTGCATCTCGGGGTCGGTGACCTGCGTGAGGACGGCTACCACGACCTCACCACCGTCTTCCAGTCCCTGAGCCTGTCCGACACCGTCACCCTGGAGATCGGCCCCGACCGTGACCTCGTCGTCGAGGGGTCCATCGTCTCGGGGCTCTCCGCCACGGGGCTCGACGCCGCCTCCGTGCCGACGGATGACTCGAACCTGGCGTGGCGGGCCGTCGACAAGCTCGTGGAGTACTACCGGACGCACCACGGCCTCGCGGAGTCGCGCAGCGTGCACATCCAGATCCACAAGGGCATCCCGACCGCCGGGGGCATGGCCGGCGGTTCCGCCGATGCCGCGGCCGCCCTCGTCGCCGCCCACGCCTTCCTCTCCGAGACGCACCCCGCCGTGCCGATGTCCGTGCTGGTCGACATCGCCGCGGAGCTCGGCTCGGACGTGCCCTTCACCCTGCGCGGCGGGACGATGCTCGGCCGCGGGCGCGGTGAACTGCTCACCCCGCTGCTCTCCCGCGGGACGTACCACTGGGTGCTGGTCTTCTTCCGGGAGGGACTGTCGACGCCGCGGGTGTTCGCGGAGCTCGACACCCTCCGCGAGCAGGGCACGTCACTCGGCTGGAGCATGGAGACCGACGACCTGGCCAAGGCCCTCCTGTCCGGCGAGGCCCGGCAGGTGGCGGCCCACCTCCACAATGACCTGGAGGCCCCTGTCCGCCAGCTCCGTCGCGACGTCGACCGGATGCGTGAGGCCGGCCTCGAGGCGGGCGCACTGCGGGCCGTGGTCTCGGGTTCCGGCCCCACGGTGGCCTTCCTCTGCGAGTCGGAGCTCCACGCCCGCGACGTCCTCGACGATCTGCTCGCCGACGGCGCCTACTCCGGCACCGTCGCACACGGTCCGGCGAAGGGTGCCCACCTGCTCACGTAG
- a CDS encoding HNH endonuclease, which produces MLATIIDRTDTELTAELTSAHRQLTHFKARFILSVAEFDARDLARTHAAPGTAAWLQRTFHLSRSTAFEYLGVGRKLRVFPLLAQAFLDAEFSYSVVRLLLRYLTEDNQEELLTLARAHPLAELTALLAGRDQPGATPRANKISVVTDPETGRVRFWGELDPERGAEFKAALKISELANLIDLDTIDQEVLDDPVAVEKLIDDARETPDPDSAGDTEPRHNRSRFGTGLTVTVFTAFMGLVHMVRSHPISRVRAPGAEVNVLFTQDQRAYIPGHPGGMTGDLMRLVLNGAVRYHLLDRSGLTLKTTRSQRLATSAQVKALLVAWGYQCAGPGCSHTRFLEFHHIVPWRDGGATELSNLLPLCSGCHMLVSAGVMTIIIDTDPRFLRFRLPGGESFTSENRGLAVSDEAMGRWGDRYTSGAVPPGDEHLLQIWEHEDSFDDPESAAADSDPTT; this is translated from the coding sequence TTGCTCGCGACCATCATCGACCGGACCGACACCGAACTCACTGCCGAACTCACCTCCGCCCACCGCCAGCTCACCCACTTCAAGGCCCGCTTCATCCTCTCGGTCGCGGAGTTCGACGCCCGCGACCTCGCCCGTACCCACGCCGCGCCGGGCACCGCCGCGTGGCTCCAACGCACGTTCCACCTCTCCCGCTCCACCGCCTTCGAGTACCTGGGCGTCGGCCGGAAGCTCCGGGTCTTCCCGCTGCTCGCGCAGGCCTTTCTCGACGCCGAGTTCTCCTACTCCGTCGTCCGCCTCCTGCTGCGCTACCTCACCGAGGACAACCAGGAGGAGCTCCTCACCCTCGCCAGGGCCCACCCGCTGGCAGAACTCACCGCGCTGCTCGCCGGACGCGATCAACCCGGCGCCACCCCGCGCGCGAACAAGATCTCCGTGGTCACCGACCCCGAGACCGGCCGTGTCCGCTTCTGGGGTGAGCTCGACCCCGAACGCGGGGCGGAGTTCAAGGCCGCACTGAAGATCTCGGAGCTGGCCAACCTCATCGACCTGGACACCATCGACCAGGAGGTGCTGGATGATCCGGTGGCCGTCGAGAAGCTCATTGACGACGCACGGGAGACCCCCGACCCCGACTCAGCCGGCGACACGGAACCACGGCACAACCGCTCGCGCTTCGGCACGGGACTGACCGTCACCGTGTTCACCGCCTTCATGGGGCTCGTCCACATGGTGCGCAGCCATCCGATCAGCCGCGTGCGTGCCCCCGGCGCGGAGGTCAACGTCCTGTTCACCCAGGACCAGCGGGCCTACATCCCCGGCCACCCCGGCGGGATGACGGGTGACCTCATGCGCCTGGTGCTCAACGGGGCGGTCCGCTACCACCTGCTTGACCGGTCGGGGCTGACGCTGAAGACGACACGCTCCCAGCGTCTGGCCACGTCCGCGCAGGTCAAGGCGCTCCTCGTGGCGTGGGGCTACCAGTGCGCCGGGCCGGGCTGCAGCCACACCCGCTTCCTCGAGTTCCACCACATCGTCCCGTGGAGGGACGGCGGAGCCACTGAATTGTCCAACCTCCTGCCCCTGTGCTCGGGGTGCCACATGCTGGTGTCGGCGGGGGTCATGACGATCATCATCGACACCGATCCCCGGTTCCTCCGCTTCCGTCTGCCGGGTGGGGAGTCCTTCACCTCGGAGAACCGGGGCCTCGCCGTGTCGGATGAGGCGATGGGCCGGTGGGGTGACCGTTACACCTCCGGCGCGGTGCCTCCCGGCGATGAGCATCTGCTGCAGATCTGGGAGCACGAGGACAGCTTCGACGACCCGGAGTCCGCAGCTGCGGACTCCGACCCCACTACGTGA